One window from the genome of Pedobacter schmidteae encodes:
- a CDS encoding glycosyltransferase family 9 protein: MTRINKILVIRFSAMGDVAMTAPVLKEFIQQYPDTELLVVSRTLFKPFFSDIPSLSFFPFEPKGKHKGFWGLIKLFWALRKQQVTAVADLHNNLRSRIIRFLFLITGIKIAVLNKGRKEKAALTRKEDKQLQQLSLTVIRYANVFKELDFPFQLKNTLAAPHPAALPKENFPFAPLPKTKKWIGVSPFAQHQQKVYPLEKMETVLLALANQGHRLFIFGGSSEEEIIAAKWEKKHSNILSVVKKIKLEDELKLISNLDVMLSMDSSGMHLASLMNIPVVSVWGATHPYAGFLGYGQSIQDAVQSDLYCRPCSVYGNVPCYRGDFACMNNLSETIVINSVLNKLSNGENTSFS; encoded by the coding sequence ATGACCCGTATAAATAAAATATTGGTCATTCGTTTCTCGGCAATGGGCGATGTTGCTATGACGGCTCCGGTATTGAAAGAATTTATACAGCAGTATCCGGATACAGAATTACTGGTGGTCAGTCGCACCCTGTTCAAACCTTTTTTTAGCGATATACCCAGCCTTAGCTTTTTTCCTTTTGAACCAAAGGGAAAACACAAAGGCTTTTGGGGCTTGATTAAGCTTTTCTGGGCTCTGCGTAAACAGCAGGTGACCGCCGTGGCCGACCTGCACAATAACCTGAGAAGTAGAATCATTCGTTTTCTTTTCCTGATTACCGGAATAAAAATTGCGGTATTGAACAAAGGCAGGAAAGAAAAAGCAGCATTAACGCGCAAAGAAGATAAACAATTACAACAGCTTAGCCTTACCGTAATCCGTTATGCCAACGTTTTTAAGGAACTAGACTTCCCCTTTCAACTCAAAAATACTTTGGCAGCTCCTCATCCGGCAGCACTTCCAAAAGAAAACTTTCCGTTTGCCCCTTTACCAAAAACAAAAAAGTGGATTGGTGTAAGTCCTTTTGCACAGCATCAGCAAAAAGTATATCCACTTGAAAAAATGGAAACCGTATTATTGGCACTGGCCAATCAAGGTCATCGGCTTTTTATTTTTGGAGGTTCGTCCGAAGAAGAAATCATAGCAGCCAAATGGGAAAAGAAACACAGCAACATTTTGTCTGTTGTTAAAAAAATAAAACTGGAGGATGAGCTGAAACTCATCTCTAATCTGGATGTGATGCTGAGTATGGACTCATCAGGCATGCACCTGGCCTCATTAATGAACATACCAGTGGTTTCGGTTTGGGGAGCTACACATCCTTATGCAGGTTTCTTAGGTTACGGGCAATCCATACAAGATGCGGTACAAAGCGATCTTTACTGCAGGCCCTGTTCGGTATATGGCAATGTACCGTGTTACCGCGGTGATTTTGCCTGTATGAACAATTTATCCGAAACTATTGTTATCA
- a CDS encoding DUF4254 domain-containing protein, whose translation MISKLCNKIFGEAINDYHIHNNIDQPIQNPYRISSIEHLLYLKCWIDTVQWHMEDVVRNPDIDPVEGLQWKRRIDASNQERTDVVEYIDSYFLEEYKTVEAKPTAKINSESPAWVVDRLSILALKVYHMREETLRNDASEEHKNLCTQKLNILLNQQADLSNSLDELIQDIENGDKYMKVYKQMKMYNDPSLNPVLYNTNNE comes from the coding sequence ATGATTAGTAAACTTTGCAACAAAATATTCGGAGAGGCGATTAATGATTACCACATCCATAATAATATAGATCAACCCATTCAAAATCCTTATCGCATCAGTTCTATAGAGCACTTGCTTTATTTAAAATGCTGGATTGATACGGTACAATGGCATATGGAAGATGTGGTACGCAACCCTGATATTGACCCCGTTGAAGGATTACAATGGAAAAGACGTATAGATGCCTCCAACCAGGAACGTACCGACGTGGTGGAATATATCGACAGTTATTTTTTGGAAGAATATAAAACGGTGGAAGCCAAACCTACAGCAAAAATCAATTCTGAAAGTCCAGCCTGGGTGGTAGACCGCCTGTCTATCCTTGCGTTAAAAGTTTACCACATGCGGGAAGAAACTTTACGCAACGATGCCAGCGAAGAACATAAAAATCTTTGCACCCAAAAACTGAATATCCTGTTAAACCAGCAAGCCGATCTTTCCAACAGCTTAGACGAACTGATTCAGGACATTGAAAATGGTGACAAATACATGAAGGTGTACAAACAGATGAAAATGTACAACGACCCAAGCCTTAATCCTGTCCTTTACAACACAAATAATGAATGA
- a CDS encoding helix-hairpin-helix domain-containing protein: MENKTIARTLRLLSQLMELHNENPFKIKSVANAAFKVDKLPYAILGKSLEEIAQIDGLGKSISAKVWELLQTGTMAELQAILAETPEGIVEMLGIKGIGPKKIVVIWKELGIENIGELYYACNENRLIEAKGFGLKTQEEIKKIIEFKMAAQGLFLYAQTEAFVNQLYADLAVWLNTVSGDPLLGIGGDYRRCLETIKEIELIIGADSPAEVQEKITSFTPIAFEEQEDTSYLATSDFGLKIKLTLVQKADFYLAWFKLTGNEQHVAEVLALAGSGPFNSEQEIYQKAGLAFVEPELREGLDEIELAKANKLPQLITYSDLKGTLHNHSTWSDGVHTLEEMAIFCKENLKLEYLGMCDHSKSAFYANGLNEQRIYAQHQEIDALNAKLAPFRIFKGIESDILYDGSLDYSDDILKTFDFVVASVHSILRMDEEKATSRLITAIENPYTTILGHPTGRLLLSRKGYPIDFKKVIDACAANQVVIEINANPLRLDLDWRWHRYALEKGVLLSINPDAHRKEGFHDMHYGVLIGRKGGLTAKQCLNSFSLHDISQYFGNKK, encoded by the coding sequence ATGGAAAATAAGACCATTGCCCGCACCTTACGCCTGCTTTCTCAATTGATGGAACTCCACAATGAGAACCCCTTTAAAATTAAATCAGTAGCCAATGCAGCTTTTAAAGTAGATAAACTGCCCTATGCTATTCTGGGTAAAAGCCTTGAAGAAATAGCCCAGATAGACGGACTGGGGAAAAGTATATCGGCCAAGGTATGGGAGTTGCTACAAACGGGCACAATGGCCGAACTACAAGCTATCCTTGCCGAAACACCTGAAGGCATTGTAGAAATGCTGGGTATAAAAGGCATTGGCCCTAAAAAAATTGTGGTCATCTGGAAAGAGCTGGGTATAGAAAACATTGGAGAACTCTATTATGCCTGTAATGAAAACCGCCTGATTGAAGCCAAAGGATTCGGACTGAAAACTCAGGAAGAAATCAAAAAAATCATTGAGTTTAAAATGGCAGCGCAAGGCCTGTTCCTATATGCGCAAACTGAAGCCTTTGTAAACCAATTGTATGCCGACCTGGCGGTATGGTTAAACACAGTTAGCGGCGATCCATTACTGGGTATTGGTGGCGACTATCGCCGATGCCTGGAAACCATAAAAGAAATTGAACTGATCATCGGCGCCGATAGCCCCGCTGAAGTTCAAGAGAAAATAACCTCATTTACCCCGATCGCATTTGAAGAACAGGAAGACACCAGTTACCTGGCCACGAGTGATTTTGGTTTAAAAATAAAGCTTACGCTTGTTCAAAAGGCCGATTTTTATCTGGCATGGTTCAAGCTTACCGGCAATGAGCAGCATGTAGCTGAGGTCCTGGCATTGGCTGGAAGCGGGCCTTTCAATTCAGAGCAGGAAATTTACCAAAAAGCAGGCTTAGCCTTTGTTGAACCCGAACTAAGAGAAGGCCTGGACGAAATTGAACTGGCCAAAGCAAATAAATTGCCTCAGCTGATTACCTATTCAGACCTGAAAGGTACTTTACATAACCACTCTACCTGGAGTGACGGCGTACATACCCTCGAAGAAATGGCCATATTTTGTAAAGAAAATCTAAAACTGGAATACCTGGGCATGTGCGATCACTCCAAATCTGCCTTTTATGCCAATGGACTAAATGAACAACGCATTTATGCCCAGCATCAGGAAATTGATGCTCTAAATGCAAAACTGGCGCCATTCCGTATTTTTAAAGGTATAGAAAGCGACATTTTATATGATGGTTCGCTAGATTATAGTGACGACATCCTTAAAACATTCGATTTTGTGGTTGCTTCTGTGCACAGCATTTTACGTATGGATGAAGAAAAAGCAACCTCCAGGCTCATTACTGCCATTGAAAACCCATATACAACTATTCTTGGGCACCCCACCGGCCGACTTTTACTGAGCCGTAAGGGTTATCCAATTGATTTTAAAAAAGTTATAGATGCTTGTGCAGCCAACCAGGTGGTGATAGAAATCAATGCCAACCCGTTGCGGCTGGATCTGGATTGGCGCTGGCACCGTTATGCCCTCGAAAAAGGGGTATTGCTTTCTATTAACCCGGATGCACACCGGAAAGAAGGGTTTCACGACATGCATTACGGTGTATTGATTGGCAGAAAGGGCGGGCTAACAGCAAAACAGTGCTTAAACAGCTTCTCGCTGCACGATATCTCTCAATACTTCGGTAATAAAAAATAG
- the sppA gene encoding signal peptide peptidase SppA, which yields MREFFKYVFATVVGVVISLALFLIFFIVLIVGIVKSSLKEEKVSVNNNSVLFLNLDQVITERTSEDPFSKLPVVGSEKNKSIGFNDVIKALREAKTDDNIKCVYLSVSAPQAGFATMREIRDALIDFKTSKKKIIAYSEVYTQGAYYLASVADKVYLNPEGALEFKGLNSETMFFKGALDKLGIEAQIVRVGNYKSAVEPFFTDKMSDKNREQVTAYLNGLYETFLDGIGKSRNIGTPILHQIADEYKIQQPGDALAYKMVDGLKYKDEIIDELKSLSGKDTKSNLSTVTINEYARNVIDDQDNTAASKVAVVYANGDITGGEGSDEQIGSERISRAIRKARLDSSIKAIVLRVNSPGGSALASDVIWREIVLSKKVKPVIASFGDVAASGGYYIACAADSIFVQPNTITGSIGVFGVIPNLQKLYNEKLGITFDGVKTGKYADIMSTDRPMTPGERLIVQTDVNRVYDSFITRVADGRKRSKAYVDSVGGGRVWVGTDAVKIGLADRTGNFNDAIVAAAKKAKIKDYKVVEYPEMLDPFKSLMENTTEKVKMYYTKQELGANYTIYQQIKSAISRSGIQTRMPFEIKIQ from the coding sequence ATGAGAGAATTTTTCAAGTATGTTTTTGCAACAGTTGTAGGTGTAGTCATTTCACTGGCCCTATTTTTAATATTTTTTATCGTACTGATTGTAGGTATTGTAAAATCTTCGCTGAAGGAAGAAAAAGTAAGTGTAAACAACAATTCCGTACTTTTTCTGAATCTTGATCAGGTTATTACCGAACGTACATCAGAAGATCCTTTTTCTAAACTACCGGTAGTAGGTTCAGAGAAAAACAAAAGTATAGGTTTTAATGATGTGATTAAAGCACTTCGCGAAGCCAAAACCGACGACAATATCAAATGTGTTTACCTCAGTGTAAGTGCACCGCAGGCAGGTTTTGCTACCATGCGCGAAATCAGAGACGCACTGATCGATTTTAAAACCAGTAAAAAGAAAATCATCGCCTATAGTGAAGTTTATACCCAGGGTGCCTATTACCTGGCTTCGGTGGCCGATAAAGTTTACTTAAATCCCGAAGGTGCACTGGAATTTAAAGGCCTGAATTCTGAAACCATGTTTTTTAAAGGTGCATTAGACAAACTGGGCATTGAAGCACAGATTGTAAGGGTTGGAAATTATAAAAGTGCAGTTGAACCTTTCTTTACGGATAAAATGAGCGATAAAAACCGTGAACAGGTAACTGCCTATTTAAATGGTTTGTACGAAACTTTTCTGGATGGTATTGGCAAAAGCCGCAACATAGGCACTCCTATTCTTCATCAGATTGCCGATGAATATAAAATTCAACAGCCTGGTGATGCACTGGCTTATAAAATGGTAGATGGGCTGAAATATAAAGACGAAATTATTGATGAGCTTAAATCGCTAAGCGGGAAAGATACCAAAAGCAACCTGAGCACGGTAACCATCAACGAATACGCCAGAAATGTGATCGACGATCAAGACAATACCGCAGCCAGCAAAGTAGCTGTAGTTTATGCTAACGGCGATATTACCGGTGGTGAAGGCTCGGACGAGCAGATTGGTTCGGAACGCATTTCAAGAGCCATTAGAAAGGCCCGTTTGGATAGCAGTATCAAAGCCATTGTTTTAAGAGTAAACTCACCGGGAGGTAGTGCATTGGCTTCTGATGTGATCTGGCGGGAAATTGTGCTCAGCAAAAAAGTTAAACCCGTTATCGCCTCATTTGGTGATGTTGCAGCCTCAGGTGGATACTACATTGCCTGTGCAGCCGACTCTATTTTTGTGCAACCCAATACCATAACCGGCTCTATTGGTGTGTTTGGCGTGATCCCGAATCTTCAAAAATTATACAACGAAAAACTGGGAATCACTTTTGACGGTGTTAAAACCGGCAAATATGCCGACATTATGAGTACCGACCGCCCAATGACACCTGGTGAACGGCTAATTGTTCAGACCGATGTAAACCGTGTATACGACAGCTTTATTACCCGCGTAGCCGACGGACGAAAAAGAAGCAAAGCTTATGTTGACAGTGTAGGTGGCGGAAGAGTATGGGTGGGTACAGATGCAGTTAAAATTGGTTTGGCCGACCGCACGGGCAACTTTAACGATGCCATTGTAGCGGCTGCGAAAAAAGCCAAAATAAAAGATTATAAAGTGGTAGAATACCCGGAAATGCTGGATCCTTTCAAATCATTGATGGAGAATACCACCGAAAAGGTTAAAATGTATTACACCAAACAAGAGCTTGGTGCCAATTACACCATCTATCAGCAAATAAAATCTGCTATATCCCGATCAGGTATACAGACCAGAATGCCGTTTGAAATTAAAATACAGTAA
- the folK gene encoding 2-amino-4-hydroxy-6-hydroxymethyldihydropteridine diphosphokinase: MELDTENVYLLLGSNLGDRNRLLREGIKLIELHIGPVFKASSIYETAAWGKEDQPAFLNVAVGLKTSLSPVEVLEQALSIEKELGRVRHEKWGQRLIDIDVIFYGNRIVDIGAELQIPHPQMQYRKFVLQPLSEIAPKHVHPVLQLNVSEILERLNDNLSVSKI; this comes from the coding sequence ATGGAATTGGATACTGAAAATGTTTATTTGTTACTGGGAAGTAATTTAGGCGACCGGAACAGGTTGCTTAGGGAGGGGATAAAGTTAATTGAATTGCATATCGGACCTGTTTTCAAAGCTTCCTCAATTTATGAAACCGCTGCCTGGGGTAAGGAAGATCAACCTGCTTTTTTAAACGTTGCGGTAGGGCTTAAAACTTCCCTTAGTCCGGTTGAAGTATTGGAACAGGCTTTGTCAATAGAAAAAGAGTTGGGTAGGGTGCGACATGAAAAATGGGGCCAACGGTTGATTGATATCGATGTTATTTTTTATGGGAACAGGATTGTGGATATAGGAGCAGAGTTGCAAATCCCTCATCCACAGATGCAATACCGGAAGTTTGTGTTGCAGCCACTGTCGGAAATAGCCCCAAAACATGTCCATCCGGTGCTTCAGCTTAATGTATCGGAAATATTAGAAAGATTAAATGATAATTTGTCAGTATCAAAAATATAA
- a CDS encoding Hpt domain-containing protein: protein MFKMQTPLYISDLGKAIEDQDWPRVSNCAHKIKPTFAYVGREDAKDHMQMMENNARDLKNIEGLPLAFEEISAFVEILYTQLDVAKADLEKQL from the coding sequence ATGTTTAAGATGCAAACACCGTTGTATATTTCCGATCTGGGGAAGGCCATTGAGGATCAGGACTGGCCAAGGGTATCTAACTGCGCCCATAAAATAAAGCCCACGTTTGCGTATGTAGGCCGTGAAGATGCAAAAGACCACATGCAGATGATGGAAAACAATGCGAGGGATCTTAAAAATATTGAAGGCCTGCCGTTGGCATTTGAAGAAATCAGTGCTTTTGTCGAAATTCTGTATACCCAGTTAGATGTTGCTAAGGCTGATCTGGAAAAACAGCTTTAA
- the pssA gene encoding CDP-diacylglycerol--serine O-phosphatidyltransferase: protein MKKHIPNAITCANLFSGCIGIVYAFNGALETAAYFVLLSGIFDFFDGFVARLLHVKSAIGKELDSLADVVSFGFLPGVVMFQLLSASNYSSPYLPYLGFIITVFSALRLAKFNIDTRQTEDFIGLNTPMNTLFVVSLPFIQKDYPEWIGSAPLLIGLIVLLSWLLVSEIKIFSLKFSSTSWAQNKIKYIFLILSVFLVAFLKFAAVPLVLVLYIGLSLIHFRQLKT, encoded by the coding sequence ATGAAAAAACATATTCCAAATGCAATCACCTGTGCTAACCTGTTTTCGGGCTGTATAGGTATCGTTTATGCCTTTAATGGTGCATTGGAAACTGCCGCCTATTTTGTATTGCTTTCTGGTATATTCGACTTCTTTGATGGATTTGTCGCCAGATTGCTTCATGTCAAATCGGCTATAGGTAAAGAACTTGATTCACTGGCCGACGTAGTCAGTTTTGGTTTCTTACCAGGTGTAGTCATGTTTCAGTTGCTTAGCGCCAGCAATTATTCCTCGCCATACTTGCCTTATTTGGGATTTATCATTACCGTGTTTTCGGCATTGAGGTTAGCCAAATTTAATATAGATACCCGGCAAACCGAAGATTTTATAGGATTGAATACGCCTATGAACACATTGTTTGTTGTATCGCTGCCTTTCATTCAAAAAGACTATCCGGAATGGATTGGATCAGCGCCACTATTGATTGGACTAATTGTATTGTTAAGCTGGCTATTGGTTAGTGAAATTAAGATTTTTTCACTCAAATTCAGTTCAACCAGCTGGGCACAAAATAAAATAAAATATATCTTCCTTATTTTATCAGTATTCCTGGTTGCATTTTTAAAGTTTGCGGCAGTTCCGCTTGTACTGGTGTTATATATCGGCTTATCGCTGATACATTTCAGACAATTAAAGACATAG
- the rho gene encoding transcription termination factor Rho, with translation MFNKTELNEKLTAELREIAKTQGILNADELRKAELVEIIAQITEQQAEAEAAPKAAPAKAAKTKAAKDSSKTAAVKESPAKEVAAEIPQAETVAAPVAAKERHAKTQIAKTNPSDDTNQDAQGDKPARKRIRIAPKETEEKMQRPFNRASLFDPQPAAENFKQETLFESQATSATGEETTVAPGADNSTVASPAEVKPNTQGGNEHNKKQRPLDNRPKNQNQNPNQGNSGHHKQNENSYSNLDFDNTITNEGVLEIMPDGYGFLRSADYNYLSSPDDIYVSQSQIKLFGLKTGDTVKGSIRPPKEGEKYFPLVRVETINGRLPADVRDRVPFDYLTPLFPTERLNLFTETNNYSTRIIDLFTPIGKGQRGLIVAQPKTGKTNLLKEVANAIAKNHPEVYLIILLIDERPEEVTDMARSVRAEVIASTFDEPAERHVKIANIVLEKAKRLVECGHDVVILLDSITRLARAYNTTAPASGKILSGGVDANALHKPKRFFGAARNIEKGGSLTILATALTDTGSKMDEVIFEEFKGTGNMELQLDRKLSNKRIFPAIDITASSTRRDDLLHDRDTLQRVWILRNHLADMNAQEAMEFVQAQIKGTKSNEEFLISMNS, from the coding sequence ATGTTTAATAAAACAGAATTAAATGAAAAACTCACTGCTGAATTGCGTGAGATAGCAAAAACTCAAGGCATTCTAAATGCTGATGAATTGCGTAAAGCTGAACTTGTTGAAATTATTGCCCAGATAACAGAACAACAAGCTGAAGCCGAAGCTGCTCCTAAAGCAGCACCTGCTAAGGCAGCAAAAACTAAAGCAGCCAAAGACTCGTCAAAAACTGCTGCAGTTAAAGAAAGTCCTGCAAAAGAAGTTGCAGCCGAGATACCACAGGCTGAAACAGTAGCCGCACCGGTAGCCGCCAAAGAACGCCATGCGAAAACACAAATTGCAAAAACCAATCCATCTGACGATACCAATCAAGATGCGCAGGGAGATAAACCTGCACGCAAAAGGATTCGTATTGCGCCTAAAGAAACGGAAGAAAAAATGCAAAGACCGTTTAACAGAGCGTCTTTATTTGATCCGCAACCCGCTGCAGAAAATTTCAAACAGGAAACACTGTTTGAAAGCCAGGCGACATCTGCAACAGGAGAAGAAACAACTGTTGCCCCGGGTGCAGACAACAGTACCGTTGCCAGCCCTGCAGAAGTTAAGCCTAATACCCAGGGAGGTAATGAGCACAATAAAAAACAAAGACCTTTAGACAATAGACCTAAAAACCAGAATCAAAACCCTAATCAGGGCAATAGCGGTCATCACAAACAAAATGAGAACAGCTATTCAAATCTGGATTTCGACAATACCATTACCAACGAAGGTGTATTGGAAATTATGCCTGACGGTTATGGCTTTTTAAGGTCGGCCGATTATAACTACCTTTCTTCACCGGATGATATTTATGTATCACAGTCGCAAATTAAATTGTTTGGGTTAAAAACCGGAGATACAGTAAAAGGAAGTATCCGCCCACCAAAAGAGGGTGAAAAATATTTCCCATTGGTTAGGGTTGAAACCATTAATGGCCGTCTGCCGGCCGATGTGAGAGACCGTGTACCATTTGATTACCTGACCCCGCTATTCCCTACCGAAAGGCTAAATCTGTTTACAGAAACCAATAACTATTCGACACGTATTATCGACCTTTTTACGCCAATAGGTAAAGGTCAGCGTGGTTTAATTGTTGCCCAGCCAAAAACCGGTAAAACCAACTTATTGAAAGAAGTGGCCAATGCCATCGCTAAAAACCATCCAGAAGTTTACCTGATCATTCTGTTGATCGATGAGCGTCCGGAAGAGGTAACCGACATGGCCAGAAGTGTAAGAGCTGAAGTAATTGCCTCTACTTTTGATGAACCGGCCGAGCGCCACGTAAAAATAGCCAACATTGTATTGGAAAAAGCGAAACGCCTGGTTGAATGTGGTCATGATGTGGTAATTCTTTTAGACTCTATCACCAGATTGGCCAGAGCCTACAATACTACTGCACCAGCTTCAGGAAAAATATTATCAGGTGGTGTGGATGCCAATGCATTACACAAACCTAAGCGTTTCTTTGGTGCGGCACGTAACATCGAAAAAGGTGGCTCATTGACCATATTGGCTACCGCATTAACCGATACCGGATCAAAAATGGACGAGGTGATCTTTGAAGAATTTAAAGGTACAGGTAATATGGAGCTTCAGTTGGATCGTAAACTGTCCAACAAACGTATTTTCCCTGCTATCGATATTACGGCTTCAAGTACACGTAGAGACGATCTGTTGCACGACAGAGATACTTTACAACGTGTTTGGATTTTACGTAACCACCTGGCCGACATGAATGCCCAGGAAGCTATGGAGTTTGTTCAGGCGCAGATAAAAGGCACCAAATCAAATGAAGAGTTCCTGATTTCCATGAACAGCTAG
- the pyrF gene encoding orotidine-5'-phosphate decarboxylase, producing MNKKQLFEQIKSKKSFLCVGLDPVMENIPQHLLKYDNPVLEFNKQIIDATQDLCVAYKPNTAFFESMGLKGWETLIKTWSYIPKDILTIADAKRGDIGNTSAMYADAFFNEEKSGMSFDAITVAPYMGKDSVGPFLNYADKWVILLALTSNAGHSDFQLHQTPEGKLYEEVIRISSQWANSEQLMYVVGATRGSEFENIRRLAPDNFLLVPGVGAQGGSLADVCAYGLNSECGLLVNSARGIIYASKGEDFAEKAREEALKLQQEMEQILTAAQLV from the coding sequence ATGAATAAAAAACAGCTATTTGAACAAATTAAAAGTAAAAAATCTTTTTTATGTGTTGGCCTTGATCCGGTAATGGAAAACATTCCTCAACACCTGCTCAAATATGATAATCCGGTCCTGGAATTCAATAAACAGATTATTGATGCCACCCAAGACCTTTGTGTGGCTTATAAACCAAATACTGCTTTTTTTGAATCTATGGGTTTAAAAGGTTGGGAAACCCTGATCAAAACCTGGTCATATATTCCTAAGGATATTTTGACTATTGCAGACGCAAAAAGAGGTGATATCGGGAATACTTCTGCCATGTATGCCGATGCCTTTTTTAATGAAGAAAAGTCAGGGATGAGCTTTGATGCCATTACCGTGGCTCCGTATATGGGAAAAGATTCGGTTGGTCCTTTTCTAAATTATGCCGATAAATGGGTTATACTTCTGGCGCTTACTTCCAATGCCGGGCATAGCGATTTTCAGCTGCATCAAACTCCTGAAGGTAAGTTGTATGAAGAGGTAATCCGGATTTCTTCGCAATGGGCAAATAGTGAACAACTGATGTATGTGGTTGGGGCAACAAGGGGAAGTGAATTTGAAAATATCAGAAGGCTTGCGCCGGATAATTTTTTATTGGTGCCAGGGGTAGGGGCTCAGGGTGGAAGTTTGGCTGATGTTTGTGCTTACGGATTAAACAGCGAATGCGGTTTATTGGTGAATTCGGCCAGAGGTATTATTTACGCCAGTAAAGGTGAAGATTTTGCGGAAAAAGCAAGAGAGGAAGCTTTGAAATTACAGCAGGAGATGGAGCAGATCCTGACAGCTGCCCAACTGGTATAA
- a CDS encoding DUF2851 family protein, with amino-acid sequence MDFNEDFLHFIWQFRLFKAGPLRCIDGETLQVLHPGILNQHAGPDFSGAKLIIDQTKWVGHVEIHLKSSDWLLHQHQNDTAYEAVILHVVYRYDVPIYRSDGSRIPVLALDPLFSKQLLVTYKELLTSAHHFPCQQQIGSVDPLIVHSFLSRLIVERLEQKSAEVFQKLEQYCGDWEQTFYCFIARSFGFKVNAVPFELLANALPQHFFSKHKDNPLQIEALLFGQAGFLNQEFTEVYPMQLQREYAFLKNKYRLVPMDCSLWKFLRMRPQNFPTVRLAQFAALVCKSSHLFSKILLAESHAELLALFDELPVNEYWQTHYHFNKQTQQVVVQPGMRSLNNIIINAVCLFLFCYGKYTDQPILIERTLDFLENMPAEHNAIVAQYASAGIKINSAFVSQAVLQLNKYYCNQKKCLNCGIGIKILRK; translated from the coding sequence ATGGATTTTAACGAAGATTTTCTACATTTTATCTGGCAGTTCAGATTGTTTAAGGCAGGGCCGCTACGCTGTATCGATGGCGAAACATTACAGGTATTACATCCCGGGATACTAAATCAACACGCCGGACCCGATTTTAGTGGTGCTAAACTAATTATTGATCAAACCAAATGGGTTGGACATGTTGAGATTCATCTCAAATCGTCCGATTGGTTATTGCATCAACACCAAAATGACACGGCTTATGAGGCGGTTATTCTTCATGTGGTATACCGGTACGATGTTCCGATATATCGTAGCGATGGCAGTCGGATACCGGTATTGGCGCTCGATCCGCTGTTTTCCAAACAATTGCTGGTAACCTATAAAGAATTGCTTACTTCAGCGCATCATTTTCCCTGCCAGCAACAAATTGGTAGTGTTGATCCGCTTATTGTTCATTCTTTTTTGTCCAGATTGATTGTGGAACGGCTGGAACAGAAATCGGCGGAGGTTTTTCAAAAGCTTGAACAATACTGTGGCGACTGGGAGCAGACTTTTTATTGTTTTATTGCCCGAAGTTTTGGTTTTAAAGTAAATGCAGTCCCATTTGAGCTGCTGGCCAATGCCTTGCCACAGCATTTTTTTTCTAAACACAAAGATAATCCATTACAAATTGAAGCACTTTTGTTTGGACAGGCGGGTTTTTTGAATCAGGAGTTTACTGAGGTTTACCCCATGCAATTGCAAAGGGAATATGCCTTTTTAAAAAATAAATATCGATTGGTGCCTATGGATTGTAGTTTATGGAAGTTTTTGAGGATGCGCCCGCAAAATTTTCCAACGGTCAGGTTGGCACAGTTTGCAGCCCTGGTCTGCAAATCCAGTCATCTTTTTTCAAAAATACTGTTGGCTGAATCACATGCTGAGCTCCTTGCGCTTTTTGATGAACTTCCGGTAAACGAATACTGGCAAACGCATTATCATTTTAACAAACAAACGCAACAGGTCGTAGTTCAGCCGGGCATGAGATCTTTAAATAACATTATTATTAATGCTGTATGTTTGTTTTTATTTTGTTATGGAAAGTATACCGATCAACCAATATTGATAGAGAGGACGCTTGATTTTCTTGAAAATATGCCCGCCGAACACAATGCTATTGTAGCTCAATATGCCAGTGCAGGCATTAAAATAAACAGTGCTTTTGTTTCGCAGGCAGTACTTCAGTTAAATAAATACTATTGTAATCAAAAAAAATGTTTAAATTGTGGTATAGGAATCAAAATCTTAAGAAAATAG